A genome region from Deltaproteobacteria bacterium includes the following:
- a CDS encoding amino acid synthesis family protein translates to MTMEIRKIVTMLEETHQEMGKSIQPPTRKAAALAVIKNPFADRYEENLDPLVTIGEELGSLLGKKCLELLGIPPEKAQSYGKGVIVGTQGELEHAGAILHPKLGGPFRETLGGGKAIIPSAKKMGIPGTWIDVPVHYKDAAFVRSHFDAMTVSVYDAPRQDEIVVALVVTDSGRPLARIGGLTVDQARKEDGLR, encoded by the coding sequence ATTACCATGGAAATTCGAAAGATCGTTACGATGCTGGAAGAAACCCACCAGGAAATGGGAAAGTCCATCCAGCCGCCGACCAGAAAAGCAGCCGCCCTGGCGGTGATCAAAAATCCTTTTGCGGATCGTTATGAAGAAAATTTAGACCCTCTGGTCACCATAGGAGAAGAATTAGGATCCTTGTTGGGTAAAAAATGCCTTGAGCTTTTAGGCATCCCGCCGGAAAAGGCCCAATCCTACGGCAAGGGGGTCATTGTCGGTACTCAGGGGGAACTGGAACATGCCGGGGCCATCCTCCACCCCAAATTAGGAGGGCCTTTCAGAGAGACCCTGGGGGGAGGCAAGGCCATTATCCCTTCGGCCAAAAAGATGGGCATCCCCGGAACCTGGATCGATGTCCCGGTCCATTACAAAGATGCCGCCTTTGTCCGTTCCCACTTTGATGCCATGACCGTCAGCGTCTATGACGCTCCCCGCCAGGATGAAATCGTCGTGGCCCTGGTAGTCACCGATTCCGGAAGACCCCTGGCCCGCATCGGCGGATTAACCGTAGACCAAGCCAGGAAAGAAGACGGGTTGCGTTGA